A portion of the Haemorhous mexicanus isolate bHaeMex1 chromosome 3, bHaeMex1.pri, whole genome shotgun sequence genome contains these proteins:
- the PDIA6 gene encoding protein disulfide-isomerase A6 translates to MRGGHGGARSAGGAGHAGRGGGGGGGRGSGAAMGVRGAGRLWWGTVSCTLFLAVNGLYSASDDVIELTPANFNKEVIQSESLWLVEFYAPWCGHCQRLTPEWKKAATALKGVVKVGAVDADKHQSLGGQYGVRGFPTIKIFGANKNKAEDYQGGRTSDAIVDAALSALRSLVKERLSGRSGGYSSGKQSRESGGGDKKDVIELTDDSFDKNVINSDDVWMVEFYAPWCGHCKNLEPEWAAAATEVKEQTKGKVKLAAVDATVNQMLAGRYGIRGFPTIKIFQKGEDPVDYDGGRTRSDIIARALDLFSDNAPPPELLEIISEDVLKSTCDAHQLCIISVLPHILDTGASGRNSYLDVMLKMAEKYKKKMWGWLWTEAGAQSDLESSLGIGGFGYPAMAAVNARKMKFALLKGSFSEQGINEFLRELSVGRGSTAPVGGGAFPKIHSIEPWDGKDGELPVEDDIDLSDVDLDDLGKDEL, encoded by the exons ATGCGCGGTGGCCACGGCGGGGCGCGTAGCGCAGGCGGGGCGGGGCACGCAGGccgtggcggcggcggcggtggtGGCCGAGGGAGCGGGGCAGCCATGGGGGTGCGCGGCGCGGGCCGGCTGTGGTGGG GCACGGTGAGCTGCACTTTGTTCCTGGCAGTTAACGGTTTATATTCGGCCAGTGATGATGTGATAGAGCTCACACCAGCTAACTTCAACAAGGAGGTCATTCAGAGCGAGAGCCTGTGGCTCGTGGAGTTCTATGCCCCATG GTGTGGTCACTGTCAAAGGCTAACTCCTGAGTGGAAGAAAGCAGCAACAGCTTTAAAA gGTGTAGTGAAAGTGGGTGCAGTAGATGCAGATAAACATCAGTCCTTGGGTGGACAGTATGGAGTCAGAGGGTTTCCAACTATCAAGATATTTGGAgccaacaaaaacaaagcagaggaTTATCAGG GTGGCAGGACAAGCGACGCTATTGTTGATGCTGCTCTGAGTGCTCTTCGGTCCCTGGTGAAAGAACGTCTTAGTGGCAGAAGTGGAGGATATAGTTCTGGAAAACAG AGCCGGGAGAGCGGAGGTGGAGATAAGAAGGATGTGATTGAGCTGACTGATGACAGCTTTGATAAGAATGTCATAAATAGCGACGATGTGTGGATGGTGGAGTTTTATGCCCCATGGTGTGGGCACTGCAAAAA cctggagcCAGaatgggcagctgctgccactgaaGTGAAGgaacaaacaaaaggaaaagtaaagcTGGCTGCAGTAGATGCAACAGTCAATCAGATGCTGGCAGGCCGATATGGG ATTCGTGGATTTCCCACCATTAAAATCTTCCAGAAAGGAGAAGACCCTGTTGATTATGATGGTGGGAGAACTAGATCTGATATCATTGCTCGTGCTCTGGATCTGTTTTCTGATAATGCACCACCACCTGAGCTCCTGGAG ATAATTAGTGAGGATGTTCTGAAGAGTACCTGTGATGCTCATCAGCTCTGCATCATTTCTGTCCTGCCTCATATTCTTGACACAG GAGCTTCAGGGAGAAATTCTTATCTGGATGTCATGTTAAAAATggctgaaaaatacaaaaagaaaatgtgggG GTGGCTGTGGACAGAAGCAGGTGCTCAGTCAGATCTTGAGAGCTCTCTGGGGATTGGAGGCTTTGGGTATCCAGCAATGGCAGCTGTTAATGCTCGGAAGATGAAATTTGCCCTTCTGAAAGGATCATTCAGTGAGCAAGGGATTAATGAGTTTCTCAG GGAGCTCTCCGTTGGTCGTGGTTCTACAGCACCAGTGGGTGGTGGAGCTTTCCCCAAAATTCATTCAATTGAACCTTGGGATGGCAAAGATGGTGAG CTTCCAGTTGAAGATGACATTGATCTCAGTGATGTGGATCTGGATGACTTGGGTAAAGATGAGCTGTGA